The following is a genomic window from Rhizobium sp. NRK18.
CTGGCAATCCTTCATGGGCGATTTCGACGGAAACATGCGCACGGACATCCGTGCCGCTGCCGAAGTCATCGGTCTGTCGGGTATCCTGCATCTTCCCTACGGCTATCTGTCGGCGGGGCAGCAAAGGCGCTTCGCCATGGCGAGGCTCATCACCGCCTACCGGCCGGTCTGGCTTCTCGACGAACCGACGGCGGCACTCGATGCAAGCGCCGACCAGATGTTCGCCCGTCTCGTCGAAACCCATCTCGCCATCGGCGGCATAGTGATCGCCGCCACGCACCAGCCGCTCGGGCTCAAGGATACCAAGGAGCTGACGATGAAGGGGTTCGAGTATCTGGAGGGGGAGGATTGATCTTGGCCAGCTTTTCACTTGCCGCCAAAAGACCCTCTCTGCCCTGCCGGGCATCTCCCCCACGAGGGGGGAGAAGACTTGCGGCGGCGCATTACGCCGCCACAAGCGTTGTGTCTGGGGTAAGCCCCTCCCCCTTGTGGGGAGGGGTTGGGGAGGGGCCTTCGCCAAAAGGATTTGCACATCCATGACCGCTCTCTTCCTGCGCGATCTGAAACTGTCGATCCGGGCCGGCGGCGGGGCGCTGATCGGCATCCTGTTTTTCCTGACGGTGGTTGCCGTCATTCCGTTCGGGGTCGGGCCCGATCTCAATCTGCTTTCGCGAATCGGGCCGGCGATCATCTGGATCGGCGCTCTGCTGGCAGCACTTCTCGGCCTCGACCGGCTGTTCCAGGCCGACCGTGACGACGGATCGCTCGACCTCATCCTCATGCAGGAAACGCCGCTGGCGCTGACCGTCTTCGTCAAGTGCCTGGCGCACTGGGCAGCGACCGTTCTGCCGCTGGTCATCGCCTCTCCGCTGCTCGGTCTGTTCATGAACATGAGCGAGACGGCGATCGCGGCGGCTTTCGTCACGCTGCTCGTAGGGTCGCCGGCGATCACCTTCATCGGTGCGGTCGGGGCGGCTGTCGCCGTGGCGCTGCCGCGCGGTGGTCTGCTCGTCTCCATCCTCGTGCTGCCGCTGACGATCCCGGTCTTGATCTTCGGCGTATCGGCGACCTATGCGGCCGTGGAAGACCCGGCGCCCTTCCTGCCGCCGTTCATGTTCCTGACCGCGATCATGTTGTTCTTTGCGGCAATCGGTCCGCTTGGCGCGGCGCTGGCGCTCCGGCATGCTGCCGACTAACGCGGATTTGAACGCCAGGCTTGACCAGGATCAATTGCGGGGCTTCCCGTATCGGGGTATGAAGCGGCCATGAACGGAACAAGCCTCTCCCTTTCCAAGATCGGCGATCTCGCCAACCCGACCCGCTTTCTGGCGCTGGCGACACGGCTCATTCCGTGGCTGGCGGTCATCACCACCGTCCTCATGGCCGTCGGGCTCTATCTGAGCTTCACGACCGAAGGCGACTACCAGCAGGGCGATACGGTCCGGATCATGTACATTCACGTGCCGGCCGCCTGGCTGTCGATGATGTGCTACACGATCATGACCCTGTCGGCGATCGGTACGCTCGTCTGGCGCCATCCGCTGGCCGATGTCGCCCACAAGACTGCCGCGCCGCTCGGGGCCGCCTTCACGCTGATCGCGCTCATTACCGGCTCCTTCTGGGGCAAGCCCATGTGGGGCACATGGTGGGTGTGGGATGCGCGGCTCACCTCGGTCTTCATCCTGTTCCTGATGTATCTCGGCCTGATCGCGCTCAACCGCGCCATGGACGATCCGTCCAAGGCAGCCAAGGTCTGCGCGGTGCTGATCCTCATCGGCTTCGTCAACATCCCGATCATCAAGTTCTCGGTCGAGTGGTGGAACACGCTGCACCAGCCGGCAAGCGTGATGCGGATGGGCGGTTCCGCAATCGATCCGGAATTCCTGTGGCCGCTGTTCACCATGGCGTTCGCCTTCACCTTCCTGTTCTTCACGCTGCACCTGATGGCAATGCGCAACGAGATCTGGCGCCGCCGCGTCTCCGCCCAGCGCCGGATTGCCGCGCGCATGGCCAACAACGGAAACTGACGGGGGAGCGCCGGTGGATCACGCGTTCTATATCTACTGGGCCTACGGCCTGACGGTTGCGATCATCGCCATCATCATCGCATGGATTTTCGCAGACGGCAGGGCGCGTCAGCGCGAATTGAAGGCGCTGGAAGCGGCCGGCATCCGCCGCCGCTCGGCGCAACAGGAAAAAGAGACCGCCTGACATGGCCGATGAAACCCAAGCTCCGAGCGAACAGCCGAAGCGCGGCTTGAGCCGCTACGTGCTCGCCCTTCTGCCGCTCGCCGTCTTCGCGGTCATTGCCGGTACGGCGGCGAAGATGCTCTATGATCAGGACGTCAACGGCAAGGACATCTCGACGATCCCGTCTGCGCTGATCGGCACGAGGGCACCCTCGCTCGCCCTGCCGCCGCTCGACGGTTCCGACCGGCCCGCGCTGACGGATGCGGCGATCAAGGGCAAGCTGACGCTTGTCAACGTCTTTGCTTCCTGGTGCGTCCCCTGCCGCCAGGAGCACCCGATCCTGATGCAGCTCGCCAATGACCAGCGGCTCAACGTCGTGGCGATCAACTACAAGGACAAGACGGACAACGCGCTGCGCTTCCTCGGCGAACTCGGCAATCCCTTTGCGGCGATCGGCGTCGATCCCAAGGGACAGGCGGCAATCGACTGGGGCGTCTACGGCATTCCGGAAAGCTATCTGGTGGCCGCCGACGGCACGATCGTCTACAAGCGCGTCGGCCCGTTTGATGACCTCAGCCTGAAGGAAGGGCTTTTCCCGGCGATCGAGAAGGCTCTCGGCGGAGCGAAGACCGGAAGCTGACCTCCTAGAGTGCCGCCTGCCATTCGCGGATGGCGTCGACTGGCCAGACCAGCATCAACACGTTCAGCGTGAGATTGTCGCGAATGATCCAGCCGGTCAGGAGCTCGAATCCGATCGCGATTACGACGGTGAGCCAGATCGGCGCCCTTGAGGCGAACAGGAAGCCGATCGCCATGGCGACGGTATCCATCACCGAGTTCAGAATGCTGTCGCCTTCATAGCCGTTGGCGATCGTTGCGGAGCGATAGCGGTCGATGATGATCGGCGAGTTTTCCAGAAGCTCCCAGGCGATCTCGACGACGGCGGCAAAGGTCAGGCGGAAGCCGAACGACCGGCGGCGGAAGATGAGATAGCCGGCGAGATAGAACAGGAAGCCGTGGATGATGTGCGACGGCGTGTACCAGTCGGAAATATGCTGGGAGTTGCCCGGCGTATTGACGCCCGGTTCGAAGAGCTTGACGTAGCCGCAGGTGCAGATCGGTACGCGGCCCATCAGATACAGGCTGATCGCCTGCGCGGCGATCAGCGCCAGAAAGACGATGAACCAGAAGCTCGCCGAATTGCTCCTTCCGGACGTCGTGCCCGCTGCGCTCACTCGGCAGCTCCGGTTTCTTCGTCCTTGGTCTCCACCGTGTGCTTCATGATCAGCGGCATCTGCGCCATCGTGAAGAGGATGGTGATCGGCATCGTGCCCCAGACCTTGAAGGCGACCCAGGTGTCGTCGGAGAAATTGCGCCAGACGACTTCATTCAGCACTGCCAGGAACAGGAAGAAAATGCCCCAGCGAATGGTGAGCTTGCGCCAACCCTCCTCCGTCAGCTCGAAGGCGGCGTTGAAGACGTAGCCGAGGAGGGTCTTGCCGAAGAAGAGGCCGCCGAGCAGGACGACGCCGAACAGCGTGTTGATGATCGTCGGCTTCATCTTGATGAAGGTTTCGTTCTGCAGGTAGATTGACAGACCGCCGAAGACGAGGACGACGATGCCGGAGACGAAGGGCATGATCGGCAGGTGGCCGACGATGATCTTCGAGCAGACGAGCGAGATGATCGTCGCGGCCATGAACAGCGCGGTGGCAACGAACAGCGGCCCGCCGAGCGCGTCGAGTGCCGGGAAAGTCTTGATCAGCCAGGCGCCGCGCAGGTTGGCAAAGAAGAAGACCATCAGCGGCCCCAGTTCAAGCGCCAGCTTGAGCAGCGGGTTTTCCTTGGTTGCGGGCCTGTTTTCGACGTTCGTCACGCTCTGCACTTCCTTGATGCTCCGCTTGATCGTGTTGATATGCGGGGCTGCTTGAAGCCCATTTTGGGCATTATGGTGTCAATCCGGCAATGGCTTCGGCAAAATCCGCCGCCTCGAAGGGCTCGAGATCGTCGACGCCTTCGCCGACGCCGATGAAATAGACCGGCAGCTTGTGCTTGGCGGCGATGGCGACGAGGATGCCGCCGCGCGCCGTGCCGTCGAGCTTGGTCATGATCAGGCCGTTGACGCCGGCGATGTTCTTGAAGATCTCGACCTGGTTCATGGCGTTCTGGCCGGTCGTCGCATCCAGCGTCTGCAGCACGGTGTGCGGCGCATCCGGATCGAGCTTGGTCAGCACGCGGACGATCTTTTCGAGCTCCGCCATCAACTCGGTCTTGTTCTGCAGCCGGCCGGCGGTGTCGATGATCAGCACGTCGGAGCCGTTCTCCTTCGCCTGCTTGAAGGCGTCGAAGGCCAGACCCGCGGCATCGGCGCCGAGCTTGGTGCCGATAAAGCCAGACTTGGTACGGTCGGCCCAGATCTTCAGCTGCTCGATCGCGGCCGCGCGGAAGGTGTCGCCGGCGGCCAGCATGACCTTGAGGCCTGCGCCGGAGAGCTTTGCGGCCAGCTTGCCGATGGTCGTCGTCTTGCCGGTGCCGTTGACGCCGACGACGAGAATGACGTGCGGCTTGTGCGACAGGTCGAGCGCCAGCGGCTTGGCGACCGGGGACAGAACCTTGGTGATCTCGCTTGCCATGATGCGCGAGACATCCTCGCCGCTCACATCCTTGCCGTAGCGTTCGGAGGCGAGCGTATCTGTAACCCGCATCGCCGTCTCGACGCCCAGATCGGCCTGGATCAACAGGTCTTCCAGTTCCTGCAGCGTGTCGTCGTCGAGCTTGCGCTTGGTAAACAGCGCGGCGATCTGCCCGGAAAGCTGCTGCGAGGTGCGGGCGAGGCCGGCACGCAGGCGCTGGAACCAGGAAAGCTTCGGCGGCGGCACGAGGGGCGCGTCCGGCTGAACGGTCTTGTCGGCGGTGGCGAAGCCCTTGGGGAGGGCGGGGGCGGAGGGTGTGGCCGCATCCTCTTCGGGCATACCCCCCTCTGTCCTGCCGGACATCTCCCCCACAGGGGGGGAGATCGAAGGGGTGGGGTCCTGCTCGTCATCGATAGTCTCAGGAGCGGCATCCGGTTCAACCGAGTCCGTTGGTGGGGCGGTGGGTTCTTCGTCTGCCGCGACGGCTGAAGAGCTAGACAGATCCTCTTCGACCGGTGATTCCGTGGGCTCGGGCTCTGCAGCCAGTTCTTCTTCCGCAACAGCTGCTAAAGGCGTGTGCGGCTCCGATGCTTGATGTTCCGATGAAGCCACATCCTCCGGCTGATCTCCCCCCTTGAGGGGGAGATGTCCCGAAGGGACAGAGGGGGGTGTCGCGTCCTCTGTGGCCGCCGTTTTAGTGGCTTCCGCCGGCGCTTCCTCGCTCGTGTCGAGGATCGCGACCGCCTCGGCTTCCGCCAGCACGTCTTCGGCGGTGACGTCGTCATGCGGCTTTTCGACCGCCTGAACCGGCTTGTCCTTGCCGAATGTGAAGACCTTCTTGATGAAACCGAGAGCCATGCAGTGTCCGTGTTATTCGATGATCAGGCCGCCGAGGCGGCGGCCGTCCTTATTTCAAGATGCTTGCCATTGTGGCCGGTGACAAGCACCGAAACGAAATCGCGCGGCATAAATTCGCCGGCGTCGGCAAGCGTGAAGTCTTCCGTATGCGCCATGCCGTTCATTTCGACGAGGATCGTCTGGCGGGTGCCGACGAGGCGGTCGAGATGGGCCGCGTGCAGACGCTCGCCGGTAAACCGCAGGCGGGCGGCGCGTTCCTTGACGAGAGCGCGGTCGAGTTGCGGCATGCGGGCGGCCGGGGTGCCGGGGCGCGGCGAATAGGGAAAGACGTGCAGATGGGCGATGCCGATCTCCTCGGCAAGGCGTTCGGCGTTTGCGAACATTTCCTCCGTTTCTGTCGGAAAGCCGGCGATCATGTCGGCGCCGAAGCTCGTTTCCGGGCGCAGTCTGCGCACATCGCGACAGAAGGCCAGCGCATCGGCGCTCGAATGCCGGCGCTTCATGCGCTTCAGGATCAGGTCGTCGCCGTGCTGCAGCGACAAATGCAGGTGCGGCATGAAGCGGGGCTCGTCGGCGATCAGATCCATCAGGTGCCGGTCTGCCTCGATGCTGTCGATCGACGACAGCCGCAGCCGGCGGATCTCCGGCACCATCTTCAGGATCGTCTTGGCGAGCAGGCCAAGCGTCGGCTCGCCCGGCAGGTCGGCGCCGTAGCTGGTCGCATCGACGCCGGTCAGCACGACCTCGCGGTAGCCGCTGTCGGCGACCTTGCGGACCTGATCGACAACCGCGCCCATCGGCACCGAGCGGGAATTGCCGCGGCCATAGGGAATGATGCAGAAGGTGCAGCGATGATCGCAGCCGTTCTGCACCTGGATGAAGGCGCGCACGTGGCCATCGATGTGCCGGACCATCTGCGGCGCGGTCTCGGTGACGCTCATGATGTCGTTGACGCGAAGCTTTTCTTCCGCCGAAACGCCGAAATCGGGAAGCGACCGGTAGGACGCGCTTTTGAGTTTTTCCTCATTGCCGAGCACGGCGTCGACCTCGGCCATGGCGGCGAAGGTGTCTTTCTCGGTCTGTGCGGCGCAACCGGTGACGATGATGCGGGCGTCGGGGTGTTCGCGGCGCTTGCGGCGGATCGCCTGGCGCGCCTGGCGGACGGCTTCACCCGTCACCGCGCAAGTGTTGATCAGCACGGCATTGTTCAGGCCGGCCTTTTCGGCCTCCGCCTTCATGACCTCGGATTCATAGGTATTGAGACGGCAGCCGAAGGTTATGACCTCGACGCCGCTCACCGCGCCTCGGCTCCATTTTCAGCGTCGCGCGACCAGTCGCCGGTCTTCGGGCTGACAGCGCCGGACCATTCCCATTCGGCGGGGCCGGTCATGATCACGTGGTTGTCGCGCTCGCGCCATTCGAGTTCGAGCACACCCGGCGGAATGGCGCTGGCGACGGCAATCGTCACCTTGCGGCCGGTGCGGCCGGTGCGCGCGGCGGAGACCGCGGTAGCACAGGCGGCTGAGCCGCAGGCGAGCGTCAGGCCGGCGCCGCGCTCCCATGTCCGCGTCGTGATGGTGGTTGGCGACGTCACCTGGGCAATGGTGATGTTGGCCTTCTCCGGAAACATCGGATGGTTTTCGAGCAGCGGGCCAAAGCGCTCGAGATCGAAGGAATTGACGTCGCGGTCTACCCAGAAGACGGCATGCGGATTGCCCATCGACATGGCCGAGGGCGAATGCAGCACCGGATTGTCGATCGGGCCGATCTGCAGTTCGATCCGGCTGGTGTCGTGAAATTCCTCGGCGAGCGGGATCTTGTCCCATTCGAAGACCGGCTCGCCCATATCGACCGAGATCAGGCCGTCCTCGTGCTCGCGGGCATTAAGGATGCCGGCGACGGTCTGGAAGGTGAATGCCTTCCTTCCGGTTTCGGCGGCGAGCGCCTGCACCACGCAGCGCGTGCCGTTTCCGCAGGCCTGCGCCTTGGTGCCGTCGGAATTCAGGATGTCGATCCAGGCGTCGGTGCCGGCCGCCTTCGGATCATGGATCGCCATGATCTGGTCGAAGCGGGTGTCGGGATCGGCATTCAGCGCAATCGCCGCCTCGGGCGTCACCTGATCCTTGCGGCCGCGCATGTCGACGACGAGGATCTTGTTGCCAAGCCCGTTCATCTTCGCAAATTCTACGCGGTCGTCAGTCATCGTTTACCGGAACCTGTTGGATTTCGGCCTGTATATGGCGGATATCACCGCGAATTTCCAGTGATTTCGCCGCCGGTCAGGCCGTCGGCACGTCGAAGACTTCGCCGGCATGCATCGGGCGGAAGCGCTCGCGCGCTATGCCTGCCTGGTCGAGGGCGCGGTGGAGCGCTTCCTTCGGCGCCTCGATCGCCTCGTTGGTCAGCTGGAATGTGCGCCAATGATGGCCGGCGACATGCGCAGCATTGCAGAGCTGCATGCCCTTGACCGCCTCTTCCGGGTTCTGGTGCTGGCCCTTCATGAACCAGCGCGGCTCATAGGCGCCGAAGGGCAGGTTGGCGAGCCGGAAGCCGCCATGCTTGTCCGCCGCCGCACGATAGTTGATGCCGTCGTGAAAGCCGGTGTCGCCGACATGGTAGATCTTGCCGGCGGGCGTGGTCAGCACGAAAGCGGCCCACAGCGCCATGCGCCGGTCGCCCATGCCTCGGGCCGACCAGTGGTGGCAAGGCTCGGCATCCACCGTCACGCCGTTCGGGAGTTCCAGGCGGTCACCCCAGTCCATAACGGTGATCTTCGATGACGGTGCGGCCTTCCGGATAATCGTATCGTTGCCGAGCGGGGTGACGACGTGCGGGGCGTGGGCCTGATGGAGCTTGCGCAGCGAGGTAATGTCGAGATGGTCGTAGTGGTTGTGGGTGACGAGAACGATGTCGATGTCCGGTAGGTCTTCCAGCCGGATGCCCGGCTCGACGACGCGCTTCGGCCCGGCAAAAGACAGCGGACTTGCCCGCTTCGACCAGACGGGATCGGTGATGATATTGAGCCCGGCAACCTGGATGAGAAAGGTGGCATGGCCGACCATGGTGACACGGAGCGCGTCGCCATCGATCCTCGCTGCAGGCCGGCTGCGAGGAAAGGGGCTTTCCAGCTGTGCCGGCCACTTCGACCGGTTTTCCCAGAACTGCCATTTCAGCAGCGCGCCCAGTCCGCCGGGCTCCACGCCTTGCGGATTGAAGAATCGCGTCCCGTCGAAATGGTCCGACTCCGGACCGGTATAATAGGGGTTCTTGGGCATGAAACATCCGGCTCAATCGTTGTCGTCGATGGGTTAAACTGGGGCTCTCCGGAGTAGTTTTCAATCATCTGATCGATTATTGCCCTCAGCCTCAAGACGGCGGTTTGGTCCGCAATCAGGCATGCATAATTTATGCGGCTCCCGCATCCGATCCAAGGTATTGATAATAATACGTTTTATTTTGGTATGATTTCTCTCCTGCCGTGCGGGCTTGTTCTGGCGTGTCCACGAAGGCAATTTGCCGCCAATTGCATTTCATATCCTTCTTTCATTGGTGACCTTGAATGACCGATTCCGCTATCGGGCGGATGAACCCGCTCCACATCCTTGCCGCCCTCGCGTCCGGTGGGCTGTTGACGCTCATGATCCATTTCAATGCGGAACTCGCGCATTTCGGCGGGCCGCTGTATTCTTCCTGGTGCGCCCATGGCACGGGCACGATAGCCGCCATCGCCTACCTGCTGATGCTCAATCGCGGTCGCTGGCCGCGGCCTGACGGCAGGGCGACGGTGGGGCGGGCGCCGCTCTGGGCCTATCTTGGCGGCCTGTCCGGCGCGGTCACCGTCATGCTGAGCGGCATCACGGTCAATTCGCCCGTGGCGCTGACCGGAACGCTGGCGCTCGGCCTTGCCGGGCAGGTGATGTTCGGTCTTGCAGCCGATCACTGGGGGATGTTCGGCATGGTGGCGCGCAGGATCGGCCTCAAGGACATCCTGTCCGTGGTGCTGATTTCCGCCGGTAGCCTGCTCATCATCGTCTTCGGAGCGGCGGCATGACGATCCTGCCTGTCCTGCTCGCCATCTTCGCCGGAATGCTGGTGGTCGTCAGCCGCCAGATCAACGGCCGGCTCAGCCTCTCGACCTCGCCGTTGATCGCCTCGTTCTGGAATCATCTGGTCGGCTTTGCCTTTCTGACCGTCATCGGCCTGCTTCTCGGACAGCTTTTTCTGCCGGGAACGGCGGATGCGCCGGTTTATGCCTATATCGGCGGGCCGCTGGGGGTTATCTTCGTGGCCTCCGGAAGCTGGCTGATCGCCCGTATCGGTGCGGCGAACACGGCGCTTCTGGTGATTGCCGGGCAGATGGTCTCTGGCATCGCCTTCGATGCGGCCGGCGGTCATCCTCCGGCTTTCTGGGCGGCCGGGCTCGGGGTCGTCCTCATCGTCGCGGGCGTGCTTCTGACCCAGAAGCGCGGCAAGCCTTGACTTTCGGCGGCAATTCCTGTTTACCCGCGCCATCTGCTGACAAGTGACAAGCTTGAAGCCGCCGACCGGGACCCGTGAAGGTATAAAGAGATCCCGGAGGTCAACACCCGACAGCGCGTTGCGCCCTCGGGTGCTTTTTGGCTTTGCGCCTTGTTTTACGCGTCACGGTAAACCACGTTTCCGGGAACCGATTCCCCCGGATGCGAAAAGGAAGAGCTGATGTTTGAAAACCTCCAGGACCGTCTTGGCGCCATTCTGAATGGACTGACCGGACGTGGCTCCCTGTCGGAAAGCGATGTCTCGGCAGCGCTGCGCGAAGTCCGCCGCGCGCTGCTCGAAGCCGACGTCGCACTCGAAGTCGTGCGCTCCTTTACCGACCGCGTGCGCGAGAAGGCTGTCGGCGCCGCGGTGCTGAAGTCGATCAAGCCCGGACAGATGGTCGTCAAGATCGTCCATGACGAGCTGGTCGAGATGCTCGGCACCGAAGGCAAGACGATCGATCTCAATGCGGCCGCTCCGGTTGTCGTCATGATGGTCGGTCTGCAGGGCTCCGGTAAGACCACGACCACGGCCAAGATCGCCAAGCGCCTGACGAATCGCGAGCGCAAGAAGGTTCTGATGGCCTCGCTCGACACCCGTCGTCCGGCTGCCCAGGAACAGCTGCGCCAGCTCGGCGTCCAGACCGGCGTCGATACGCTGCCGATCATCGCCGGTCAGTCGCCGACCGATATTGCCGCCCGCGCCGTGCAGGCCGCCAAGCTCGGCGGCCACGACGTCGTCATCCTCGATACCGCCGGCCGTACCCACATCGACGAACCGTTGATGGTGGAGATGGCCGACATCAAGAAGAAGTCCAACCCGCACGAAATCCTGCTGGTTGCCGACTCACTCACCGGTCAGGACGCCGTCAATCTCGCCCGCAACTTCGATGAGCGTGTCGGCATTACCGGCCTCGTCCTGACCCGCATGGACGGCGACGGCCGCGGCGGTGCCGCCCTTTCGATGCGTGCCGTCACCGGCAAGCCCATCAAGCTGATCGGTACCGGCGAGAAGATGGACGAGATGGAGGAATTCCATCCCCGTCGTATCGCCGACCGCATTCTCGGCATGGGCGACATCGTTTCGCTGGTCGAAAAGGCCGCCGAGACGATCGACGCCGAAAAGGCGGCGGCCATGGCCCAGAAGATGGCCAAGGGCAAGTTCGACCTGAACGACCTTTCCGAACAGCTGAAGCAGATGCAGCAGCTCGGCGGCATGGGCGGCATCATGGGCATGATGCCCGGCATGTCCGGCATGAAGGACAAGATCGCCGCCGCCGGCCTCGACGACAAGGTCTTCAAGCGCCAGCTCGCCATCATCTCTTCGATGACCAAGGCCGAGCGCGCCAACCCGGATATTCTCAAGCATTCGCGCAAGAAGCGTATCGCCGCCGGCTCCGGCACCGATGCCGCCGACATCAACAAGCTTTTGAAGATGCACCGCCAGATGGCCGACATGATGAAAGCCATGGGCGGCAAGGGCAAGGGCGGCGGCATGATGAAGCAGATGATGGGCGGCCTTGCCGGCAAGATGGGCCTTGGCGGCATGATGGGCGGCGGCATGCCGGACCTCTCTGGCATGGATCCCAAGCAGCTCGAAGCCTTGGCCAAGCAGGCTGAAGCTTCCGGTCTTGGCAAGGGCATGGGCGGACTTCCGGGTGGCCTTCCCGGTCTCGGTGGCGGCAAGCTGCCCGGACTTGGCGGTGGCGGCCTGCCGGGGCTTCCGGGCCTGCCGAAGAAGAAGTGAGAGGGTAACTGAATGACGATCGATCCTGAAATCAGGAACCAGCTCGCCAAATACCGCCAGTCGATCGACAACATCGACGCGGCGCTCATTCACATGCTGGCCGAACGCTTTGCCTGCACCAAGGCCGTGGGCGTTCTGAAGGCCACGCACGAATTGCCGCCGTCTGATCCGGCGCGCGAAGAATACCAGATCGACCGCCTGCGCCGGCTCGCCAAGGAGGCCAATCTGGACCCGGACTTTGCCGAGAAGTTCCTGAACTTCATCATCAGGGAAGTGATCCGGCACCATGAAGCAATCGCTGCCGAACATAACGGCAAGTAACCAACATGCCGCTTAAACGAAGCGGTCAGACATGCCTTGAAGGAGAAATGAAATGGCACTGAAAATTCGTCTCGCCCGCGGTGGCTCCAAGAAGCGCCCGTATTACCACGTTGTCGTCGCTGACGCCCGTTCGCCCCGCGACGGTCGCTTCATCGAAAAGATCGGCCACTGGAACCCGATGCTGGCCAAGGATAATGCCGAGCGCATCAGCCTCGACGGCGAGCGCGTCAAGCACTGGATCGAGCAGGGCGCACAGCCGACCGACCGCGTTCTGCGCTTCCTCGACGAAGCCGGTCTCGCAAAGCGCGACGCCCGCAACAACCCGGAAAAGGCAAAGCCGGGCAAGAAGGCTGTCGAGCGCCAGAAGGAAAAGGAAATGAAGGCTGCTGAAGCCGCTGCCGCTGCTGCGGACGCTGCTGCCGAGTAAGCCATTCGCGCTTTCGGATCATCCGAATGCAGGCTCCTCCGCCATGTGCGGGGGAGCCTTTATCTTTGCGGGCTTGCGCCAAGTTCCGCCAGATAGGTGCGCACGGCAGACTGCACGTGCCGGAACCGGTCGCCACCCAGATGCTTGCCGCCATACCAGCGGGTGACCACGACGATGTGGTCGGTGAGGTTTTCGTGCTGCAGCATCTGCAGGATGATCATGCCGGCGCCGCTTTCGCCGTCGTCTGACTTGATCGCGCCGTCGCCACAGACCAGCGCCCAGGTGTTGTGGGTCGCCTTGGCGAACTTCTTGCTGCGCTTCAGTTCGGCGATGAAGGCCTTGGCCTCATCCGCCGATTTGCACGGGCCGCCGGAGACGGCATATTTCGAGCCGCGATCGGCGATGATGTTTTCGAGAACGAGCATGTCTTCCGGCATAAGGCCGGCAGGCCGCCTGTGCAACTCTCCCGCGCCGATACGGTTTTCCTTGTGAAGCGGGGCGCGCTCGGATTAAGAGAGGCGAAATTGAAGAATGAAGGGGGCTTCATGGCGAAGCTGACAAATCCGGTTCTGATGGCGACGATCGGCGGTGCCCAGGGCATCCGCGGCGAAGTGCGTGTGAAATCCTACACCAACGATCCGCTGGCGCTCGGCGATTACGGTAATCTGCATGCCGAGGACGGCCGCGTGTTCGAGGTGCTGGAGATCCGGTCGGCGAAGAATGTCGCGATCGTGCGGTTCCGCGGCATCAACGACCGCAATGCCGCCGAGGCGCTGAACGGGTTGGAACTCTATATCGAGCGGGAAAACCTGCCGGACGAGGAATTGGACGACGACGAGTTCTACTATGCGGATCTCGAGGGACTCGAGGTCATGGACGACGCCGGGACCTCCTACGGCACCGT
Proteins encoded in this region:
- the rpsP gene encoding 30S ribosomal protein S16; its protein translation is MALKIRLARGGSKKRPYYHVVVADARSPRDGRFIEKIGHWNPMLAKDNAERISLDGERVKHWIEQGAQPTDRVLRFLDEAGLAKRDARNNPEKAKPGKKAVERQKEKEMKAAEAAAAAADAAAE
- a CDS encoding YigZ family protein, which produces MLVLENIIADRGSKYAVSGGPCKSADEAKAFIAELKRSKKFAKATHNTWALVCGDGAIKSDDGESGAGMIILQMLQHENLTDHIVVVTRWYGGKHLGGDRFRHVQSAVRTYLAELGASPQR
- the rimM gene encoding ribosome maturation factor RimM (Essential for efficient processing of 16S rRNA), producing MAKLTNPVLMATIGGAQGIRGEVRVKSYTNDPLALGDYGNLHAEDGRVFEVLEIRSAKNVAIVRFRGINDRNAAEALNGLELYIERENLPDEELDDDEFYYADLEGLEVMDDAGTSYGTVSAVFDFGAGDLLEVKGPGKRPVLIPFSEAAVLEIDLEDGKLLIDPIAAGLVDTDTDGPGSRKRRPSRDDE